The Acropora palmata chromosome 10, jaAcrPala1.3, whole genome shotgun sequence genome contains a region encoding:
- the LOC141893749 gene encoding uncharacterized protein LOC141893749, whose protein sequence is MSASQEEPLFGENIDKSLFEEGLVEIANNLRERGKSVFDLQAAKNEMSVEKDKYVLINIYKGHASIVVVDKELFETILFSPVWGQMIDGPNLEFRDDFEAVRRMVTTIPLQQYHVCLSDSGKEYILTRNMYYMPWLKKSRSFFVGESAMAYLYLQLLCLTVVPSRYRLIIDDCLEFAKRFTKEIAVRENDIRGTEIRALFRTLSVSEHYASAAVEQSSRNNPKSGQSAAILYFSSFKVERLLLVLALGLVMIAIVLYLIIRWVSGEPE, encoded by the coding sequence ATGTCTGCCTCGCAAGAAGAACCCTTGTTCGGAGAAAATATTGACAAAAGTCTGTTTGAAGAAGGCCTTGTGGAGATCGCTAATAATTTGCGTGAGCGAGGTAAGAGCGTTTTTGATCTGCAGGCAGCGAAGAATGAAATGTCTGTGGAGAAAGATAAATATGTTCTTATAAACATTTATAAAGGGCATGCATCGATCGTTGTTGTCGACAAAGAATTGTTCGAGACAATTCTATTTTCCCCCGTCTGGGGACAGATGATAGACGGACCTAATTTGGAATTTCGGGATGATTTTGAAGCTGTTAGAAGAATGGTTACTACGATCCCTTTACAGCAGTATCACGTATGCTTGAGTGATTCTGGCAAAGAGTACATTCTTACTCGGAACATGTATTATATGCCATGGCTGAAGAAATCTCGGAGTTTTTTCGTTGGAGAATCGGCTATGGCTTACTTGTACCTGCAGTTGTTGTGCCTGACTGTTGTTCCATCGCGGTATCGACTGATCATCGACGACTGTTTAGAATTTGCAAAGCGGTTCACCAAGGAGATAGCTGTTCGAGAGAATGACATTCGGGGAACGGAAATCCGAGCGTTGTTCAGGACTTTGTCAGTATCTGAGCACTATGCAAGCGCTGCAGTGGAACAGTCTTCTCGAAATAACCCGAAAAGTGGCCAAAGTGCTGCCATTTTGTACTTCTCGAGTTTTAAAGTAGAAAGACTACTACTCGTTCTAGCGTTAGGTTTGGTGATGATCGCGATTGTTTTGTACTTAATTATAAGATGGGTGTCTGGAGAACCCGAATAG